The window CAAGAGCGCGTCACCGGCGTAACGATCAACGGTCGGCAGATTCGCTGTCGCGCGGTGGTGAGCAACGCCAATCTAAAGTTCACGATCTTGAAGCTCGCTGGCCGCGAACATTTTGATGCCAAGTTCGTCGAAGATACTGAAGGCGTGCGACTGAACAACAGCAGCACGCAGGTATACATCGGGCTCAAGCCTGAAGAACGTGTTGACGAGAGCATGGGAGATTTGTTCTTCACCAGTACATCGCGCGAGTTCCGCACCGATCTGCTGCTGAGCAAAAACGTCACCAGCCGAACTTACTCGTTCTACTATCCGCGCACGCGACCGCAGGGCCGGCCACGATGCTTGATAGTTTCGAGCACGAATGCTCATTTCGAAGACTGGGCGAATCTGCCGCCGGAAGAGTACGAGGCCAGCAAGCAGGAACTGATCGAGGGAACGCTCGATCATCTCGATGGTTACTTGCCAAACATTCGCGAGCGGATCGATCACATCGAAGCGGCCACGCCGAAGACTTTTCAGCACTACACGCAGCACGTCGCCGGCGCGAGCTTCGGCACGAAGTTCGAGGGGCTGGGCGTGAGTCGAGCGCTGCCGGAGCAAGTGAAGGGGCTGTATCACGCCGGCAGCGTCGGCATCATCATGTCGGGCTGGCTCGGCGCGATTAACTATGGCGTGATCGTGGCGAACGATGTCGATGCGTTGCTGATGAAAGCGCCGCCGCCAGTCGCTGATTTAGAGTAGGGACACTACGACTTTTCGTTCCGAAAAAACTTCTGCAGTACCGGCGCCATATTGCGCGGAATATTATCGTCCCACGCGCCGCCGTCGACCCAGCGGCCCGTCGGCTTTCCTGCGTCGTCCAGTTCATGAAAGGCGGGAATGCCTTGCAGAGCAAAGCCGGCCGCCTTGAGTTGCTGCTCGTTGTAGTCGTCGGTGTTGATTTGGATGATGGAAGTGTTCGCAAAGGCTTCGACCATGAGCGGATCGTTCATGCTCGCCTTCAGTTCGCGGCAGGGACCACACCAGGCCGCGGTGAACTGCACAAACGGTTTGCGATTTTCGAGCTTCGCCGCCGCGGCAAACGCTTGCAACTGTGCGTTCAATTCGCTGGCTATCTTCAGTGTCTTCGCCGAATTGTCGCGATCCGGCGTTGGCGCGTTGGCGACGGGAGTAGGCGTCGACGGCGATGTTCCGCAGCCTCCCAGACCGGCCATGAGTCCGGCAACGATGCAGACAAATTTGAGCTCTATGTTCATAGCTTCCCCCGATGATTAAACAAAGGTCGTCCGGGCCACCGCTGCAGCATACACGCTCGCGGCACCGGCGCGTTTAAGCTCGCGGGCAATCGCGCTGCACGTCGCGCCGGTGGTGATCACATCGTCGACGAGTAGTACATTTGCACCTTTGATGTCAAATCCCCAGCCGATTGCATAAGCGTTTCGCACGTTGTCCCACCGCTGACCAGCCGGCAGGTGAGATTGCTTGGCGTTAAATCGTTTGCAGCGGATGAGGTCCGATATACAAGGCAAACGCAATT is drawn from Anatilimnocola floriformis and contains these coding sequences:
- a CDS encoding phytoene desaturase family protein, coding for MPKDFLKGANDEYDVVVIGSGLAGMTAANILGRAGYRVLLAEQHYKLGGMATWFKRPGGHIFDVSLHGFPFGMIKSCRRYWTAEIADSIVPLQAVRFDNPMFSLTTTYNREDFTKLLTDKFGIAPETIKAFFDTARGMNFYDDQKLTTGELFEKFFPGRQDVVRLLMEPIVYANGSTLEDPAITYGIVFSNFMSKGVYTFEGGTDRLVQLMHDDLKASGVDVRINCDVEKIQIEQERVTGVTINGRQIRCRAVVSNANLKFTILKLAGREHFDAKFVEDTEGVRLNNSSTQVYIGLKPEERVDESMGDLFFTSTSREFRTDLLLSKNVTSRTYSFYYPRTRPQGRPRCLIVSSTNAHFEDWANLPPEEYEASKQELIEGTLDHLDGYLPNIRERIDHIEAATPKTFQHYTQHVAGASFGTKFEGLGVSRALPEQVKGLYHAGSVGIIMSGWLGAINYGVIVANDVDALLMKAPPPVADLE
- a CDS encoding thioredoxin family protein, whose amino-acid sequence is MNIELKFVCIVAGLMAGLGGCGTSPSTPTPVANAPTPDRDNSAKTLKIASELNAQLQAFAAAAKLENRKPFVQFTAAWCGPCRELKASMNDPLMVEAFANTSIIQINTDDYNEQQLKAAGFALQGIPAFHELDDAGKPTGRWVDGGAWDDNIPRNMAPVLQKFFRNEKS